The sequence TAATATTTTTGGGTTGTAATTTGTCTGTAAGCATAAACGTCTCTCACAAGGAGAATATTTTTAGTCCAGATttgttataaaaatatataccaCCTCACGTTGTGTCAATCACGTTTAAGCACTTATTTCGAAACTTTCCCCAGTGACATTAAAGATTTTGGAACAGGTTAGGTTGGTTATGTTTTTTCGCAGGAGTCAAAGGCGCTCCTGTGAGTTgtttgagcctgtgtgtgtctgtccttacCTTAGACACACTGCTAGCTGCTGTTCAGGATCAATTGGTtcacagaaatgtgttttcccAGTGTTGCCAGTAGCCCCACAAACTGGAACACTTCCATCCTGAAATAGACTTGGGAGTGATCGGGATAATATTCCCAGATCCTTGATCAGACGAAAAAATTCTCCTCGTTCCTGATAGCTTCTCGGGATTGGATGTACccaatgttttctttctcttttttcaaaaAGTGAAAGGGCCGCAAAGTTATCCTCACTGCTCGACTTTATCCTCCACAGTGAATTTACCGAACAAATAGAATAAGAAAACACTTCTGACTCAGTCCCTAAGGTTTCTGTGCATGAAGATgacggataaaaaaaaaaaaaaaaaaaatagggacTTGGTGTACTTTTCTTTACAGTGTAGATTTTGTTTTGTCTCGCTGCTGGCTGGCCTCACGGTGTGTGGAGGGTGCATTTTGAATAGAGGCTCAAGGatctgttgtttctgttgtgCTCCCCCTTTCCATCTGATCGCTGCTCACAAAGCGAGGATTAGAACCCACAAGGTCACCTCAGGGACTCGAGACGTTTCCCGTGGAAAGAATTCGTGTACTAGACACAAATACTTAATATCCTTTTAGGAGAAAATGCGTTGTCAGCATGTCAGGACTACAGAACATTGGCATCACGAGCGTGTGTACGAGTGACACACATTTCCTCTTATATTCTTAGAAAACATTCGTCAGCGGTTTAAATTGTGGATTTCACGTCGTACAATCAAACTCTTTAAACAGGAAAAGCCTTGTTTTGTTGCAGAAAACTACTTTTAGAGGGCACACAGATAATCTTTGTTTGACATGAAGCAAATCCAACGATCACGCTGCTGTGTGACACCGCAGCTAGAAACAAGAATAATCACAGCAGGAACAGAACGTACGCAGGACATCGCCGCAGCGATtcgataaataataaaatgtccaGACACGCAGCACAACAGCTGCAGCGTGGCGTGAAATCTATTCTCCCTGGTCAAACTCGCACCAGATGCGTGAATCTCCGGGTGATTCCGAGAAGTCAAAGATCCTCTTGTTTCGCAGCAGCTGATTTAGAAGACGACCCTCAGTCAAGCTTTATGAGTGTGATGATGCTGAAAATCAGGGAACACTCTGCTCTGTTTTCCTCGGGTCACCCCGCAGGCCGCAGCCATCACCCCCTTCCTTTGCACTTTTCCCCCTCCTTTTCTTCCGCTCTGGTCAGTGCCTTCACTCACCTCCTCTAAAGTCACTCCCCCTTGATTGTTTGATTAATGGATCGCGGTGGCATCTCTGCCAAAAAtgggcaaaacaaaaacatcccaaaaaacatcaaatattgATATTTCTTGCCCCATCtttgtctctttcctctctttagCTGATGGCAGACTGAGCACTGGTCATGCTGGTGTGTTGCTGGCTGAGAGACGAGGCTCCTACCCTCTGATCGACTTTCGCTGCCTGAAAagtaagcccccccccccccccccccccccccccacacacacacacagactatcaaataaaaaaaagctctgcAAAAATTTGTTGACCATATCAGTGCTGGTCAGTCCACTCACACAAAACGTGGTTAAAGTAGACTGTTTAATTTTCTAGTATTTCCAAAGTGTTTatagaaatgtttatttgtatctgcTTATACAGGGACACAAAAAGCTAAATTATTTATCGTGAAAGCAAATAACACTATAATATGTGCTTGTGTAAATGTGATACCTGCATGTAAGTACAGACAGTGTGAAACACCTTGTAACATGGATTTTAAAAAGTTCTGCAGAAATAAAGATTTTTCCTCTTcttatcattatcatttatctcattatttcttctctttatttatcctcttatgctttttattttcttaatatttATTTCCTCAATCcccttattatttttcttctgatTTATCTTCTTTTCCTTATCatttatcttattattattcttttttgtaatttatcttactctgttttttatttattttctttatcttcccattatttttattttccttcttgTTATTGTTTCTAATAAATGAATACTCCTTTCCTTCTTTGTTCACTCTCCATTCGTCAGACAGGACTGTGACGCACGTGTGGAAAATGTGACGTCAAACACTCAGATTGTGAATGTGGAGGATTTTCAGAGAACACGGGCAAACACGTAGTTAATGAGGTCACACAAACAGGAGGATATGAGTCGCACCAGCTCTGATGCTTTCTCACATAAACAACAAAAGTTTAAAGAGACTCGAAAAGATATTCAGTGTTAtcattgtcaaaataaaagcataaaacttAAATAATAAGATACAGTCTTTATTTCTACAACAGATATacttacaatatttatttatgacaCATTTATCCAGCTCTTGTCATTCAGCATTTGATTATATTAAAGCAGAAccctttgtgttatttattactGAGGGTTGACTGTGATGAGTTTGTGTCTGAATAAAGCTCATAAACAGAATCAGTGTTGTTGTGCATTAAATGTAGGTTACGTGTAGTGAGTGTTTTTCATAAGTGGGTCACACAGTTGTTTACTTACCTGATGGAGACTTTAAGAAAAATGATAAATGCAAAAATCCGACTTGTATCTGTCACCACTGCACCACTCACCCACGTGTGTCCAACATTTATCAGGTGCCATGTGAGATCTGCTCAAAACAAACCGCGTCTGTGTAATTCCAGTCAGTCTCCAGCGGGGGGAGGTGGAGTCCGGCACCAGGAAGAAAGTCACGCGTCAGCTGAGCTTCCAGAGATACTGCCACGCCTCCCGGCTGCTCAGGGGGTTGGTGCCCCCCACCCCCGGGTCCCTACACCTGCTGGACGACGACTACCTGGGACAGGCTGAGGTAAGACGGACGCAcgctcacatgcacacgcagTGGTGCAGGGATCCAGGAGTCCCCAGCTCATGCGCACCACGTGGTGAATCACACATCAGCTCTAACAACTGTCTTTGTTTGGTTACAGCACATGTTGTCAAAGGTGGGCACATGGACCTTTGACATTTTCCTCTTCGATCGTCTAACGAATGGTAAAATGACCTTGCTAGTGACTTTATGTCATTTTCTAAACCATGTTGTAACTCCTGTGTTTTAAATAtctgagtatttgtgtgtgtgtgtgtgtgtgtgttgtgtaggaAACAGCCTGGTGACTCTGATGTGCCATCTCTTCAATGTCTACGGACTCGTTCATCACTTCCAGCTGGACATGGTCAAGCTGCACAGGTTTCTGGGTAAGCTGCGAGAAACGTGGCCATGACGGAGCTCAAATATCTCCGACACGGATTTCGCGGTCTTGCGATTTTGACACGATGTTTACCTTCACTTTTAGAGGAACTGTCCTGCCATCCATCTTTATCAACCGTCCTTGTTTTGACCTCATCTCCTGTTTTGCCAGGTATGGTGCAGGAAGACTACCACTCCCAGAATCCCTATCATAACGCCGTTCATGCTGCTGACGTCACTCAAGCCATGTACTGCTACCTGAAGGAGCCCAGGGTAATGAACACTACTGtattcacccacacacacacacaccctgtgccACCCCCAGGCCCGAGCTTCTTCTTCGGACATATTCTATTGGCTTCTCTCCCTGGGTGTAATTCCCGCTCACTTTAACCAGCAACATGCATCCTCAGTCTGGATGTAAGGAGACACTCGTTGAGGCTGAGGACTCAAGaaccttattttttattttcatctttattCTGAGGATGTTAGATTAAAAATCCCGTGTGTTGAGCCGCAGCCAAAACAacgaaaacataaaaacataatctccATTCTATGCTCTCCAGAATCTTAGATTAGCAGattatcatgtttcatttgaaatgATGGCGCGTGTCTGTGTTGCAGCTGGCAGAGCAGCTGAGCCTCCAGGACGTGTTCCTGGGTCTGGTGGCAGCAGCCGCCCACGATGTCGACCATCCCGGAGTCAACCAGCCCTTCCTCATCAAGACCAGACACCACCTGGCATCTCTCTACCAGGTACCCACCACAGGGGGGTGCTGTGCATCAGAGTGTTTAACTAAAcatcagccaatcaaatcacgTTCAAGTAATAAGGGCGCTTGCAAGCAAATCAAATTCTGTTTGAAAACGCTTTTTTTAATCGTACTCGTCCTGAACAGAACACGTCTGTGCTGGAGAGTCACCACTGGAGGTCGACGGTGGGCATGCTGCGAGAGTCTGGACTGCTGTCTCACCTGCCTGCTGACATGtcgtaagaacacacacacacacacacacacacacacacacactcacactgtgcaGCATAATAAGCACAATATAAACAAAGCTTTTACAACATTGTATATCTTACTCCTGGATTAAAGAATTGGGACATGATGCAAATGGAGCTGCACATTTTTTGCCGCTTGCTGTGCACTGTTTTTTACTCCATGCAACCTATAAACTGGACATAAAACTGGACATAGACTTGGGTTCCAGAAAGTGAATCTAATGTACAAGTGCTTGAAACCTTAATTCTatcaaatgaccagcagagggcgactccactagATGCATTAAGAAGTCAGTTTCGATTTAAATCCTAAGAGAAGATGATTATTATGACACATATTTTGTAATGCTGTACTGCAAATACTCAAAAACGTATTTGCCAACATATAAAATTATACATCCAGTAATGTATTATCTCTGTACGAATGTCAGGGTCAGTTACAGACACCGACACAGGAGCTCTTCATTTACCATATCCCTGCAGGAAGCAGTAGAAAGTGTAGAGTTTACACCAGGACATGAAAAATTACAACTATACTTCGCTTATctgtatattttcatttttttttgctgttgtaCAATTAGAGTTGAACTTTAGCACAGGCCTCAGCGTGACCCCTTCTGCTCTGCAGGCTGGacatggagcagcagctgggcTCTCTCATTCTGGCGACAGACATCAGCCGGCAGAATGAGTTCCTGTCGACCTTCAGAGAACATCTGGACAACCAGGACCTGGACCTTCAGCTGGCGTCACACAGGCATTTTATGCTGCAGGTATACTGCACACCCACCTCACAATGCCCccatgttcaccgcaggaggaATCTGAAAGTGAATCAGATATTCAGccgtcatttatttttttatttacaattttgaaAACATGCTAAAACTAAATATTCTACAGAGTTTACCCAACCACTTACCAAACAATTTCTAATTATTATAGGAAGttatctctctgtctatctctctgccCTCAGATTGCTCTGAAGTGTGCAGACATCTGTAACCCGTGTCGGGTTTGGGACCTCAGCAGACAgtggagtgagagagtgtgtgaggagTTCTACAGACAGGGTGAGTAAAGCGTCTTCTTCCAAatcaagataaaaaagaaaaaattagaACTATTAATTGTGATACCTTTTAAGACACTTGAAGCTACAAATGAGAAACTGAATGCTTTTGTTTCGTAAAGTATAAAGCCAATATTGGGATCTTTGGCATTTCTATCTCAATCGTCAATCACCTTGCCTGGCCTCATCAGACCAATTCATACATCTGTGTATATGGAACCTCTGAGttctttttcaattttgaaTGGTTGTTATGAATAGTCACAGAACAGTTCTTCAACCAATCAAAgcaacaggatgtgtgacgTAGCAAAACGTCACATAGCAATGTAAACGGACAGGGTGCAGTTATTTGTTcttcttttaaagaaataatatgTCTAGTCCATTTAATACTATTATACAGAGGGAAAACTTTATGTTCACTATGTTCACCTGGTAGTTGCCCTTTTGGTGCTGCTCAGGTATAGTTcaattttactttctttgtcttttctcttgcACATTTCCGTGGTTAATCATAATttcttattgtatttattaacaggtGACCTGGAGAGAAAGTTTGACTTGGAAATCAGTCCTCTGTGTAACCAGCAGGTGGACTCTGTCTCAGCCATACAGACAGGTGAgtacaacagacacacacacacacacaccaaggtcATTATGTGAATGCATGTCTCTGATGTTTAGGACTCACAGAGAGTTGGCTGCAGGTGAGCTCACATTCAGCACATAGGTCTCACCCTCCCTGCCTTTGCTGTGTCCTAGGTTTTATCTCCTACATCGTGGAGCCTCTGTTTGAGGAGTGGCAGCGTTTCACTGAGCCCAGCCTGCTCAGCCAGACCATGATGGCTCACCTGCAGAAGAACAAAGCTCACTGGAGCCGCCTGCGACACGCACAGACaacatcagacacacagacgcaccCTTCTGACGACGAGCccgaaggaggaggtggagagaacaTCCCTTAatcttcttcctgtttctcGGGGTGTTTTCCTCTTCCTTTGTCAGTGGAGCAGAGGAGTGTTTGGCAAACCTCCTTGTTTGTCCTCCAGCGTATTTCCTCCCACTCCTGGGTGTTCAGAGTGGGAGCACAGGATGGGAGTCTGGCCGGGATTAGTGAGATAtggctccctctgctggtgcAGAGGATTATGGCACTGCAGGGGGGAAAAGACTGGGACGAATCCACGATTGAGGAAAAAAGGACGGATTATTTCGGTGAATAAATGCCAATTGACAATTTAACGTCACGCTCTGAAACCGTGTGAAATCTGCTTCACATTTTCCGAGACGTGGTCGTAGAAGTGAAAGGTTACGGCCGATGACAGAAGAGGGATCAGCAGAGACAAATTTGCACATTGCTGCCAGAACAATAAAGAAAAGCCAAAAGTATATATGATTCTAACAAGTCAGCTGGACTGCTCTATCACACGTGACATGAAATATATGGATATATCGACTTTAATGTGCTTTTTAATCTTTAAGATGACACATATTCACCTCTTTtcacttctctctttttgtACAGCTCACACTTCGGTTGGATGCTCCACGTTTCACTGAAGTGCGTTTTAACTCTGAGCACTGAATTGGTATGTCAAGGTATTGTAAAGTTGTATTCTGTTTTATCCTCACTGACACAAAGAGGCTTCAGCCGAGCCTCTCAAACTAATCGTCACCAGGATGTCGTCGGCCTCCGGCTGACTCACAGCTGTGGACAACACAggcctttttttctttgttatcCAAGTGAGAGCCATCTGTACCTACCGTGAAGTACGACCACAGCTCTTCACATGCCAAAATATTCAGCCCCGTATAAACCTTTTTACTGGGTATGGATATCGTGAAACAAAACTCTCTCCTACCTTTCTAACGACTCGATGGGTGCACTTATTAATCCAATAACCTCACTTTTACGAGCCTTAACTcttggtctctctgtgaaaATACTGTTTTTTGAAATCCAGGCAAAGCTTTTCTTACACGGTTAAGTCGTGATTGCCTGTTTTTTCTTCAGCCATACCAGCAGATTGAAACACTGTTTGTTTCTCGTCTGATCTCTCAGCCAGTGCTTGGGTCCGACTGGGTCTCACACTCAGTACCAAGGTGCCAACGTACTATTCTAATACACTCACCCACTGCTCTGTTACCTCTCTAAGGCTTTTCTACATCACTGTCTTTTTACACTGGCAGCAGGCACTGTATGCACTGTATCTTGCACCAATTGTTAACTAATGATACTTTTAATTCTAACATCTAATTCATTATTAAGTATCGAGTCAATAATACAGATAAGTGTGTACTGTCGTTTATTGTTCAAATATGTAAGAGTCAGTGCCTAAAATGGCACTTAAATGTATAATCTGAGTGATGAGACTGGTCCACGTGGAGCTGATGCAACTTGAAACAGAgtatttgtaaatatttgttgCTCCACTTGTAAGACGTACTGATATAAAACAGTAGTGTTTTGCCTCTCGGCTTGAAATGTGTAAACGCTAGGTTTTTTCCTTGGTGGAGGCTGAGTGCACGGTGCCAGCAGAGGCCATCACGTCTTCCCTCAGCTACGACAGAAGAATAACCCTGAGCTTTATGGTTCTAACCTCCCAGTTCAACACACAGTCTATTCTACAGTCCGCTCAAATATTCAGAAGTGGAGAAACCAATGatataataatgaatatatgtgaggtttttttttttaaagagaaaaaaacattacactAACTTATATTCACCTTTTCTGTGAGGTGTGGTGCAATAAGGTTCAGTCACTGGCCAAGTTGTAAGAAAGAGGCCATGTTCATATCTATGTATGGCTCTGGTTGTTTGAGTGATGCTTACATTCTGACTTTAGCACTCACTGAAACTCCCAGTATATGTAAAGCGACAGTATACGTAAAGCCACATGAAGTGCTGTCACTGTTTCTGATGACTCTGCTGTAACCAGGTCACAGACACTCTCTGAGAACATTTACTGTAAGATACACACTCACTATAGTTACCTACTGACCTATTCAGCTTTCAGGGTCGAGAGCAAACCTGTGAACGGCGTGAAACGTCACTAAATGCTACCTAAAACTGCAGTATTTGTACTCTACGCCACTTTTACACGTCTCTGCTGTAGTGTAGACCTCTAGATAAGCATGGGCTGCCTTGTATTTGAATACCTCTCAGATTCTGCGATGATACAGGGTGTCTAAGCCATACTGGTTTTAATATCAAGAACAAATATGTACTGAAACTCTTTATTGAGTGTTTTTATAACAGAGGGATTATTATTAATTCTATATCAGATAAGTAGCGTCTTATTAATAAGAAGTCTGACTGTGATTGTCAAAAAGAGATTCAactggtatatatatatatatatatatatataatagtgcCATAATGAGATCAGACACAAATAACTCAGCAGAAATATCAACTATGAACATTTTTATGCATGTGCACTGagatcttttccttttttatgaCCTGAGTAAAGCGCCATCAATGTTCAGAAGTAACCACTGAGCTCAATCAACCAATCCTGAGGTGCTGCTCCACCCCAGGTTTAACTGTGTCATCCACTAATCAACGTTTAACCACAGCTCCCAGTAGGAAGTGGAAAATATCTTGTTTGACCTAAATGGTTTGTCACTGTGAGACAAAGCAGCCCCTGTAGTGGCTCTCTATCATATCAGTTCCTATGTCTATCTTCTCTGAATGGGTTTAATATTCTGTTTTGTCCATGTTGGCTTTAAGTTGCAGTTTGTGACTTTCCATGCACATGTTAACTACCTGATGGACTTAAAGCAACGCTAGgcaacttttactgagcaacagcgccctctgctgccACACGAGAGGATTCATTCGGTTGGGCTCCAACCGCACAGTCCCACTCACTGCACTGAAACAAAACTTATTGGTGGATTTTACCCAGATCCCCAGCTTCCTGacacaaatacaccaaactTTGTTTAGAATTCTAGATGTTTTAAAAGTTGaaaagataaactctggttCGAGTATTTTCAACTGATCTACAGTTAAGGCAAACTTGCTGGTTAACGATTCTGGGGAATGTAACCGACAACCTGTTAGTTACAGATCATAACCCCTCACCAAAGTTAcacagattaagattaagacttttaaagctgctattttaaagtaaaaaagttacatagtgttgctttaaagtctttgaaggaaaaaaaatctgcctAAAAATTACTATGGAACTTTTGAATGAAACCTTTCAAATTAAGCTCTGACGTCTTGACTGTATGCGTCTGTTCTGATAACCAACCTCTGAGCACTGTGAACTatacaataaatgttttccAATTAATCTCACACACATAATACTGTGTTTTGAGAGCGATTGCCCACTAGATGGCGACATATTCACATGCGctcccactctctctgtgtgtgtgtgtgtgtgtgtgtgtgtgtgtgtgtgtgtgtgtgtgtgtgtgtgtgtgtgtgtgtgtgtgtacgtgtgtctgtgtgtggccaTGGGCTCGCatgtaaacaaaaaataatatagAGCAAGAGGAATCGCAGGCTGACATCACATCACACGGCGTAAAGTTGTGTAAAGTTTGCTGAACAAACAAAGAGAATTGGAGAAGCTGAATGAGTCACAGTTGAATCATCAAACTCTACACtgaggtgtttttcttttctttgaggCGCCTGGAAGTAGTTTCTACTGAACACAAAAAAGTTTATAAAGCGGAATTTGATGTGCGATGGACAAAAGTGGGGTAAAGATAAAGGGAACGTCAAGAGGAGTTATGGGGGATTTAGTATTCAAAAGAGACGAATAAAGAAATGTGAAACGGCCGTAAATACAATAGATATCACTTACACTACTGATACAgagactgcagacacacacactgtgtctccGTCATTTGCATATCTCCGATTTGCATTGTAAATGAGGCTTGTAGATTGTGACAGAGTGCATTTGTGATTGGTCACCTATTAAATCAAGTTACACAGAACTCATTgacttttaaaaactttatcTTGACAGGGGCCTGTTTAAAAAGCCACAACTCAGTTTTTTCAAccacttatatacacacacacacctactctcacacatacacacactcacaagtaGCCACTTTAGCcaacacacatatgcagacactcacacatataaacacacacacgtacacagctacacactcacacacacatgaatacaaatatatatacacacatttgcatttacacatatacacactcacatgtacacactctTGCttgcacacataaacacacactcacatttacacacatatataaatgcatacacacaaactcatatAAACATActcatacacatatacacacacagatatacacatGAGTCACTCTAGACAAGATAGGAGTTAAGTTTTTAAGACCCTGCTCATCAGAGCATGACATCTGACATCCATTCATACAGATAAcactttctctctgcctctctcacacacacacacacacacacacacacacacacacacactcagctcatCCCATGTCGGTGACTACTCATCCAGCATGTGTCACTGTAAATATTGACACTGCAAACAAAGCCCCCTCTCTTTCCCCTGAAATGACAGTCAACCAATTCAACCACACCCCCTGTGAAAACACTCACTCCACCAGCCCTTTGTGCTGATAACCATCTCCCTCCAAATGCAAAACCATGGAAGAGGCCGCTCTTATTTTCATGTAGCATTTCTCATGGCTGTgccgtgagtgtgtgagagaacgCCAGGAATAATTTGCTGCATTACACAGAACTCACCTTCATTGacttattgattttgtttttcagaattCGAGCCGCAAAAAGTCCAGTGAACTCTGACGCCTCCCCAGCCTCGCTGCTGAAGGATGAAGAGTGAtgagtgtttgtttttgaaagtgaaaaatgaaactcatgttctgtctcactctgtctgtctggctgaACCCTGGTCTGTACTGACAGGGTTAACATCTTGTCGTTAGTCTGTGAGCCTGATATATTCTCTCCATCCTTCTGTCTTTGAAAAATGATAATTCATGTCAAAATACAGCAACCCACTGTCCATGcaactgcaaaaaaaactgtgaaaaaaactCACTATTTTTCTAAGGAATGTTTCTCATTTCTTCTTAAGGAGGAACTCACAGTACATACTGCACACTGTCTGTCACCATATAGAGCAGCTATTCTATTTTCAACTTCATGAAATGAGGAACTGTTACAGACCCCCACCGCCTCCAAGTCGTGCCAGAGGGGCAGAGGCAGTTGAAATGTCAAAGATCCCCTACAGGATGATCTGTTCGGACCTCTtgtgaaaaaaaagagctgTAACTTAAGTGCAGCACTcatcctgtatgtgtgtgtgtgtgtgtgcgtgtgtgtgtgtattttacagTTGGTGCCCCTAAGAGTCGCTGTACGACCATCCTCCCCCAGTACTCAATTTTCCAAGTCAGATTCAGCTCAAGATCACTGTTCAGATCACTCGAGCAGTTAAATCCTGTCTTTGACAATGTGTTGCGTCTCATCACCAATGGTATATTTTGTCCTCGTGATTTATTTGAGCATGACAGGACTGGATAGCCTTTAAATGTTTCAATTCAAGAACTTCTTCACCTACAAACCAAACCAAATGATTTCATACTCTTTTGGAGATTTGGAGACTCATCATTTGATATGTTCTGTGGCTCTCATGTTAGAAATCTTTtctacacatttaaaattacttACGGTTTGACGTATATTTAAGTGGtgagaaatacaataaaaaatgtgACATCATACTTACAGACTTTGATCATCAGAGGAAAATTGCAATTAATAATATTATGTTGAGGTTGAATCGCGTACAAACTAGTTTGTTGTGATAAAACCTACAATTCCCTGACAACATTTCACTGGATTTGAGAGGGTTTACACTCCACTACATTCCTGTGATTGTCTCTCTGGCTGTCTCGGCAGGTGGTTTCCATGCTGCTATGCAGTGGAATGACTAAATTGTTGATGTAGGGGGAAATAAAAGGTTTAATTAGTCATGCAGTATGTAACATGTAACAACCAGACATTCACGAACACTCTGCAAACAAATAGGCACACTATCAATATCCAGGAGCAGAACCTGTTTGCAGtcctttcactgtgtgtgtgagtgtgtgtgtgtgtgtgtgtttgtgtaaagatCGCTTATCTTACTATCTAAACCCCTATCCTTCTGCTGTCTGACCCTAAAGATACACAACCCCAAGCACACCTGTCACATTTCacctgctcagtgtgtgtgtgtgtgtgtgtgtgtgtgtgtgtgtgtgtgtgtgtgtgtgtgcgtgtgtgtgtgtttgtgtgtgtgcttgttctTGCAGTGGTTAACATTTCCCGTCAAACCCTAAATATCTTTTTAGGCTCTGATCATTTAGCACAGTTATTGGTCATTTGTTACATTTACTGCAAATCTTTCCAAATACCTATACACAGCTATTTGTGGTGTGACTGTTGTGTCCACGACGAACAGACGAGGAGATAAATATGATTCTCTCTGGCTTGTTGAAAGACTTCCAGCATCTGAAGAGGACCAAGATTCCCCTCTGAGGCAACATACAGCTGCCCACAAGGTTCTATACTCATCTCTATATATATGGAGCTCTATCAATCTCCATATATAGAAGCTGGGTGTATGAGATCTAGCCTCACACCCTGCTCTTCCTACTCCTCTCTAGGGTCAAACATAGTCTTTTGAATAAAGTAATTACTCCGAAACTACATTTAGA comes from Pleuronectes platessa chromosome 17, fPlePla1.1, whole genome shotgun sequence and encodes:
- the LOC128460170 gene encoding cAMP-specific 3',5'-cyclic phosphodiesterase 7B isoform X1, coding for MPVLEGLWGPDLRMRDSGLGVGVDVGVCPDEDSGSPVWGPLRTPPVTCGGLSLALELPALIRQLRAAWRARRGGPRGSERSEASSWVEADKEEETEELKQDVEDRSANLKADGRLSTGHAGVLLAERRGSYPLIDFRCLKISLQRGEVESGTRKKVTRQLSFQRYCHASRLLRGLVPPTPGSLHLLDDDYLGQAEHMLSKVGTWTFDIFLFDRLTNGNSLVTLMCHLFNVYGLVHHFQLDMVKLHRFLGMVQEDYHSQNPYHNAVHAADVTQAMYCYLKEPRLAEQLSLQDVFLGLVAAAAHDVDHPGVNQPFLIKTRHHLASLYQNTSVLESHHWRSTVGMLRESGLLSHLPADMSLDMEQQLGSLILATDISRQNEFLSTFREHLDNQDLDLQLASHRHFMLQIALKCADICNPCRVWDLSRQWSERVCEEFYRQGDLERKFDLEISPLCNQQVDSVSAIQTGFISYIVEPLFEEWQRFTEPSLLSQTMMAHLQKNKAHWSRLRHAQTTSDTQTHPSDDEPEGGGGENIP
- the LOC128460170 gene encoding cAMP-specific 3',5'-cyclic phosphodiesterase 7B isoform X2; the encoded protein is MRIRTDGRLSTGHAGVLLAERRGSYPLIDFRCLKISLQRGEVESGTRKKVTRQLSFQRYCHASRLLRGLVPPTPGSLHLLDDDYLGQAEHMLSKVGTWTFDIFLFDRLTNGNSLVTLMCHLFNVYGLVHHFQLDMVKLHRFLGMVQEDYHSQNPYHNAVHAADVTQAMYCYLKEPRLAEQLSLQDVFLGLVAAAAHDVDHPGVNQPFLIKTRHHLASLYQNTSVLESHHWRSTVGMLRESGLLSHLPADMSLDMEQQLGSLILATDISRQNEFLSTFREHLDNQDLDLQLASHRHFMLQIALKCADICNPCRVWDLSRQWSERVCEEFYRQGDLERKFDLEISPLCNQQVDSVSAIQTGFISYIVEPLFEEWQRFTEPSLLSQTMMAHLQKNKAHWSRLRHAQTTSDTQTHPSDDEPEGGGGENIP